A genomic window from Chrysoperla carnea chromosome 3, inChrCarn1.1, whole genome shotgun sequence includes:
- the LOC123294606 gene encoding 40S ribosomal protein S15Aa: protein MVRMNVLSDALKSINNAEKRGKRQVLIRPCSKVIIKFLTVMMKHGYIGEFEIVDDHRSGKIVVNLTGRLNKCGVISPRFDVQINDIEKWTNNLLPSRQFGYVVITTSGGIMDHEEARRKHLGGKILGFFF from the exons aTGGTTCGTATGAATGTATTAAGTGAtgctttaaaatcaattaataatgccGAAAAACGAGGCAAACGACAAGTGCTCATTAGGCCTTGTTCGAAagtaattattaagtttttaacaGTAATGATGAAGCATGGATATATTGGTGAATTCGAAATAGTTGATGATCACAGATCTGGTAAGATTGTTGTAAATCTCACAGGTCGATTAAACAAATGTGGTGTTATTTCACCGAGATTTGACGTACAAATTAACGATATCGAAAAATGGACAAATAATTTGTTACCATCTCGACAATTcgg TTACGTCGTAATTACAACCAGTGGAGGTATAATGGATCACGAGGAAGCCAGACGGAAACATTTGGGAGGAAAAATTTTAGGATTTTTCTTCTAG
- the LOC123296855 gene encoding ubiquitin carboxyl-terminal hydrolase 7-like, producing MNHVTGQEKRLVIPPTHANEVEEMDTHEVESVESVTDAGGGDSALETGMVLGAIGPQPMADAQTGAGVGAAQANQDAEMDEDEARSEATFSFTVTNFSRLKESVLSPPCYVRNLPWKIMVMQRTSQTQDRSAQKSLGFFLQCNGESESSSWSCYAVAELRLLSYRPDVEPFSRKIQHLFYSKENDWGFSHFMGWNEVLESDKCFVKDDCITLEVHVNADAPHGVSWDSKKHTGYVGLKNQGATCYMNSLLQTLYFTNQLRKAVYKMPTESDDSTKSVALALQRVFHELQFCDKPVGTKKLTKSFGWETLDSFMQHDVQEFLRVLLDKLESKMKGTCVEGTVPKLFEGKMVSYIKCKNVAYTSTRVETFYDIQLNIKGKKNIEESFKDYIARETLDGDNKYDAGEHGLQDAEKGVIFSSFPPVLHLHLMRFQYDPITDCSVKFNDRFEFYEHISLDEYLQDNESTPADYTLHAVLVHSGDNHGGHYVVFINPKGDGKWCKFDDDVVSRCTKQEAIEHNYGGHDEDMNLTVKHCTNAYMLVYIRDSQLSTVLQEVTEADIPSELIERLAEEKRLEQIRRKERNEAYLYMTVNVLLEDAFDGHQGNDLYDSERAAYRVYRVRKQATVVELLETLADSLRYPPEQIRPWPFSQRSNTTCRPTLLDMEADLHKTVMDASENQNPWTIFLELLPTDSGLTALPPFDKDSDVLLFFKLYDPKQKKIHYCGHHYLPVNCRVSELIPLLNERAGFPPDTPLALYEEIRPNMTERITNLNEPLEKVLEELMDGDIIVFERDERDESCELPTCQDYFKDLYYRVEVTFVDKTIPNDMGFTMELSQRMTYDQIARAVAQRVGTDPYLLQFFRCQNYKDSPGHALRCTFEGTLKDLLVQCKPKTPKKLYYQPLSIRVNELENKKQFKCIWVGPKMKEEKELILYPNKCGTVADLLEEAKKQVEFSEGGSGRLRIFEVNSNKISPGPKEDTPLESLPSTKQYRIEEVPRDELLLQDDEILMPCAHFQKDTFSTFGIPFYIKIKQGDTFGRVKERMQKKLAIPDKEWEKFKFALVILGRPQFITDDDYIINIQDLKVHPNQATPRPWLGLEHINKAPKRSRLNYLEKAIKIYN from the exons ATGAACCACGTGACGGGGCAGGAAAAACGACTTGTGATTCCTCCTACTCATGCAAATGAAGTAGAAGAAATGGACACACATGAAG tcGAATCTGTCGAATCAGTCACAGATGCAGGAGGTGGGGATAGTGCATTAGAGACAGGAATGGTATTGGGTGCTATAGGACCACAACCCATGGCAGATGCCCAAACAGGCGCTGGTGTAGGTGCAGCACAAGCAAATCAGGATGCGGAAATGGATGAAGATGAAGCACGTTCCGAAGCGACATTCAGCTTCACAGTCACTAATTTTAGTAGATTGAaa GAATCAGTGTTATCGCCACCATGTTATGTAAGGAATTTACCATGGAAAATAATGGTTATGCAACGGACAAGTCAAACACAAGATAGATCTGCTCAAAAATCATTGGGATTTTTTCTACAATGCAATGGTGAAAGTGAAAGTAGTTCATGGTCATGTTATGCAGTGGCCGAATTGCGATTATTATCATATCGACCAGATGTCGAACCATTCTCTAGGAAAAtacaacatttattttatagtaaagaAAATGATTGGGGGTTTTCACATTTTATGGGGTGGAATGAAGTTCTGGAATCTGATAAATGCTTTGTCAAAGATGATTGTATTACGTTAGAGGTGCATGTCAATGCCGATGCTCCACATGGTGTATCTTGGGATTCAAAGAAACATACGGGATACgttggtttaaaaaatcaagGCGCTACATGTTATATGAACTCATTATTACAG actCTGTATTTTACAAATCAACTACGAAAGGCTGTTTATAAAATGCCAACAGAATCGGATGACAGCACTAAATCAGTTGCCCTAGCTTTACAGCGAGTATTTCATGAATTACAATTTTGTGATAAACCAGTTGGcactaaaaaattgactaaatcTTTTGGTTGGGAGACATTAGATTCATTTATGCAACATGATGTTCAGGAATTTCTTAGG GTGTTATTGGACAAATTAGAAAGCAAAATGAAAGGTACGTGTGTTGAGGGCACTGTACCAAAACTGTTTGAAGGAAAAATGGTATCCTATATCAAATGTAAGAATGTTGCATACACAAGTACACGTGTTGAAACATTCTACGATATACAATTGAACATCAAGGGGAAGAAAAACATTGAGGAATCATTTAAAGATTATATTGCTCGTGAAACATTAGACGGTGATAACAAATATGATGCTGGCGAACATGGATTACAAGATGCTGAAAAAGGTGTTATATTCTCGTCATTTCCACCAGTACTTCATTTACATTTGATGAGGTTTCAATACGATCCAATCACCGATTGTTCTGTCAAATTTAACGACAGATTTGAATTTTATGAGCATATATCTTTAGATG aATATTTACAAGACAACGAATCAACCCCAGCAGATTATACCTTGCATGCAGTATTGGTACACTCTGGTGACAATCATGGTGGACATTATGTTGTATTTATAAATCCAAAAGGTGATGGTAAATGGTGTAAATTTGATGATGACGTTGTATCTAGGTGTACAAAGCAAGAGGCAATCGAACATAATTACGGTGGTCATGACGAAGACATGAATTTAACCGTAAAACATTGTACCAACGCATATATGTTAGTCTACATACGTGATAGTCAATTAAGTACAGTACTTCAAGAGGTGACTGAAGCAGACATCCCTAGTGAACTTATTGAACGATTAGCGGAAGAGAAACGTTTAGAACAAATTCGTCGTAAAGAACGTAACGAAGCTTACTTATATATGACAGTAAATGTACTCCTTGAAGATGCCTTTGATGGCCATCAAGGTAATGACTTGTACGACTCTGAGCGTGCAGCTTATCGGGTATATCGTGTGCGAAAACAAGCGACTGTTGTTGAACTATTAGAAACATTAGCAGATAGTTTACGTTATCCACCTGAGCAGATACGGCCATGGCCATTTAGTCAACGTTCTAACACCACATGTCGACCAACTTTATTAGACATGGAAGCAGATTTACATAAAACTGTTATGGATGCCAGTGAAAATCAAAATCCATGGACAATTTTCCTTGAATTATTACCAACTGATTCGGGTCTAACAGCTCTGCCACCTTTTGATAAAGATAGTGATGTATTATTATTCTTCAAATTATACGATCCAAAACAGAAAAAGATCCACTATTGTGGTCATCATTATTTACCCGTAAATTGTCGGGTTTCGGAATTAATTCCATTATTAAATGAACGCGCGGGTTTCCCTCCAGATACACCGTTAGCATTATATGAAGAAATTCGTCCAAATATGACTGAAcgtataacaaatttaaatgaaccTTTGGAGAAAGTTCTAGAAGAATTAATGGATGGTGATATCATTGTTTTTGAGCGTGACGAACGTGATGAATCTTGTGAATTACCTACATGCCaagattattttaaagatttgtaTTATAGAGTTGAAGTCACATTTGTAGATAAAACGATACCAAATGATATGGGTTTTACAATGGAATTATCACAGCGAATGACGTACGATCAAATCGCTCGAGCCGTGGCGCAACGCGTTGGCACCGATCcatatttattgcaattttttagatgtcaaaattataaagatagCCCTGGACATGCACTCCGGTGTACATTTGAAGGTACCCTAAAAGATTTATTAGTGCAATGTAAACCAAAAACACCGAAAAAATTATACTATCAACCATTGAGTATCCGAGTCAACGAATTGGAGAATAAGAAACAGTTTAAATGTATATGGGTTGGTCCTAAAATGAAAGAGGAAAAAGAGTTAATTTTATATCCAAATAAATGTGGTACAGTAGCGGATTTACTCGAAGAGGCAAAAAAACAAGTGGAATTTTCTGAAGGTGGTTCCGGTAGATTACGAATATTTGAAGtgaattctaataaaatatcacCGGGTCCTAAAGAGGACACACCATTAGAATCATTACCATCTACAAAACAATATAGGATCGAAGAGGTGCCTCGGGATGAATtattgttacaagatgatgaaattttgatgcCATGTGCACATTTTCAAAAAGATACATTCTCAACATTTGGTAtaccattttatataaaaattaaacaaggtGATACATTTGGACGTGTTAAAGAACGTATGCAAAAGAAATTAGCAATACCAGATAAAGAATgggagaaattcaaatttgcgTTGGTGATTTTAGGAAGGCCTCAATTTATTACTGATGatgattatataattaatatccaGGATTTGAAAGTACATCCAaatcaag cAACACCACGACCATGGCTAGGATTGGAGCACATTAACAAAGCTCCCAAACGATCCCGCTTAAATTATCTCGAGAAagctattaaaatatacaattag